DNA from Amycolatopsis sp. DSM 110486:
CGGCGCCAGCAGCGAACGGTCCGCCCGCACGCGCTCGTCCCACTCGGGGAACGCGTCGAGGCACAGCACGGTGTTGCCCAGCAGCATCGTTGTGGTGATGTGCCCGGCCAGCAGCAGCACCTGGGCGAAGTTCACGATCTCCGAACGCGTCAGCCGTTCTCCGTCGACCTCCGCCTCGACGAGCTTGGTGAGCAGGTCTTCGCGCGGGTTGCTGCGGCGTTCGTCCGCGTGCTCGCCGAGGTAGTCGGTGAACTTGCGGCTCACGGCAAGCTGTTCCTGCAGCCGCTTCTGCTGTTCCTCGGAGTCGTCGGTGAGCGAGAACTGCTCTGGGCTCTCGAACAGCCGGTCCACCCACTCGCGGAACAGGTGGCGGTCGCTCGCCGGCACGCCGAGCAGCTCGGCGATCACGATCACCGGCAGCGGGTAGGCAAGATCGGCGACGAGCTCGAGGTGGTCGCGCCCGGCGGCCTCGTCGAGCAGCTCGTGGGTCAGCTCGGCGATCCGCGGCTCGAGGTCGGCCACCACCTTCGGTGTGAAGGCGCGGCTCACGAGCTTGCGCATCTTGTTGTGCAGCGGGGGATCCAGCTGCAGCAGGTTGCCGGCCGAGAGCTCCTTGGTGTCGCCTAGGGTCTTCTCGGGCAGCAGCCGCGCGGTGTCGGAGGAGAACGTGGCCGGGTCGGACAGGATGGCGTGGGCCTCCGGGTGGCCGTAGACGTTCCACGTGCCCAGCTCGGGCTTGAACTCCACGGCGTTTTCGGGACGGTGGCCCCGCAGCCAGAACTGTTCCTTGTGGATGGTCCAGGCTTCGGGAAGTGCGGTGCTCATGGTGCGACAGCCCCAATCTGTCTTCAACTACTGGCCGGGATCAGCCGGCGCCGGTGGTGGGTTTCCCCGGGTAGATCACCGCGCGGGCGGCCGAGGCGTAGGCCTCGAACACCGTGCGGAGCTCGTCGGCCGCCTTCTCGACCATCCCCGGGTCGGGTTCGCCCGGCGGTTCGAAAGCGGCGCGGATCACGCGGGCCAGCGCGTCGGCCCTGGCCTCGAGCGGCGTGTCCGCGAACTCGGGATTGATGTTGCCGTAAAGGTAAAAACCGCTGGAGGCGGCGCCGAGCGCGAAGCGCACATCCGGGATGTCACCGCGCAGCAGGCCGCTGCCGAGGAACAGCTCGAAGGTGCGCTCGACCGCCTCCGCGGCCTCCCGCTGGGTCTCGGCCGCGCTGATCGCGTAGTCGCCGAGCAGCTCCGTGTCGTTCGCGAGCATCGCCGACAGCAGCGGGTCTCGCGTCGTGAGCAGGAACGTCGAGCGGAAGTAGCGGTGTGGCACGACCGTGTGCGGGTCGGCACGCAGCTCGGCCACCGACGCTT
Protein-coding regions in this window:
- a CDS encoding cytochrome P450, encoding MSTALPEAWTIHKEQFWLRGHRPENAVEFKPELGTWNVYGHPEAHAILSDPATFSSDTARLLPEKTLGDTKELSAGNLLQLDPPLHNKMRKLVSRAFTPKVVADLEPRIAELTHELLDEAAGRDHLELVADLAYPLPVIVIAELLGVPASDRHLFREWVDRLFESPEQFSLTDDSEEQQKRLQEQLAVSRKFTDYLGEHADERRSNPREDLLTKLVEAEVDGERLTRSEIVNFAQVLLLAGHITTTMLLGNTVLCLDAFPEWDERVRADRSLLAPVIEESLRYLSPFGAVARVTNREVEVGGTTIPADQMLMIWVAAANRDPRVFAEPDSFDPTREDIAHAHLAFGRGIHFCIGAPLARLEGRTALNILLDRYPSLRTIPGEPPAFQPNPAMTGVTKLPLSV
- a CDS encoding TetR/AcrR family transcriptional regulator, with translation MPDEPNRDRADRILDAAAELLVRWGSRKVTIEDIARRAGIGKGTVYLHWRTKDSLFGALLMRASVRLLEASVAELRADPHTVVPHRYFRSTFLLTTRDPLLSAMLANDTELLGDYAISAAETQREAAEAVERTFELFLGSGLLRGDIPDVRFALGAASSGFYLYGNINPEFADTPLEARADALARVIRAAFEPPGEPDPGMVEKAADELRTVFEAYASAARAVIYPGKPTTGAG